From the Chitinivorax sp. B genome, the window CCAGCGCTTCAAAAGTGGACTTTGCACGGAACACACGTGGCGCCCAGTCAGCCTTCGGATACAAGGTGCCTAAAGTACCGAACAGGGGACGGCGAATCGACAGTGGCAAAGCAGAACGCAGCTTTTCTTCATGCAAATGGAAACGATAGCGACGATACCCCGCAACGTTCTCATCCCCGCCATCACCGGACAATGCCACCGTCACATGCTTGCGGGCGAGCTCGCAGACCCGATAGGTAGGCAAAGCCGAGCTATCAGCATAAGGTTCGTCATACATGCCAGCCAATTTGTCGATCAAACTGAAATCATCAGGGTCAACTTGCTCAACACGATGATTGGTGCGATATCGAGTAGCCACTTGCTGGGCAAACTCGGATTCATTGAACTTCGGATCACCAAACGAGATGGAGCATGTGTTGACCGGGTCTTGTGACAAACCCGCCATCATCGCAACCACACCACTTGAATCGACTCCACCGGATAAGAAGGCACCTAATGGCACTTCGGAAATCATACGAATTTTGACCGAATCACGTAATTGGCGGATCATTTCTTCTTCCGCCTCCTTCTCACTGATTGGGCCTACTGATCTGAATGGCACATCCCAATACTGACGCGGCTCCGGCATCATACCGCCATGACGGAAAGTCAGTGTATGGCCTGGCTCAAGCTTGGCAGCTCCTAGATAGACGGTTCGGGGTTCCGGGATGTAACCATAGGCAAAGTAATCCTCAATCGACATGGGATCGAGGACTTTCTCAAAGGCAGGATGCGCTGCGATGGCTTTCAGCTCCGACGAAAACATCATCGTGCCATCCGATAGTAGCGCATAGAACAATGGTTTCACGCCCAGACGATCACGTGCCAAAAACAGAATGTCACGGTTACGATCCCATAACGCAAACGCAAACATACCGCGGAATCGTTGTACACAGGCCTCTCCCCATTCTTCCCAAGCATGCACAATCACTTCGGTGTCAGAATGCGTGCGGAAGGTATGACCAAGCGCTTTCAGTTCTGGTACCAATTCCTGAAAGTTATAGATTTCACCATTGAATACCACGACCACCGACCGGTCTTCGTTGAACAATGGTTGTTGGCCGGTAGACAGGTCAATGATAGACAGGCGGCGGTGACCAAATGCCACACCTGGCTCAATATGCAAACCACCTTCATCAGGCCCGCGGTGATACTGAATATCGTTAAGACGGGACAACAGGTCGCGGCCATACACGCGACGGCCCTTCAGGTCAAATAGACCGACAATCCCACACATACGTGTGCTCCATCATGAGTGTCACAGCGCGCCCTGCAAGGCACGCAGATAAATATCCGAATAGCGCTCAACCATCTTGGTGAGGCTGAATTCCTGTTCAATGCGCTGCCGACCCGCCATGCCGTGAGCCCGTCTCAACACGGCGTCCGTCACATACCGATCCAACGTATCAGCCAATGCCGCCGGGTCGGCTTTAGGTACCAACAAACCCGTCTGATCATGGAGAATAAGTTCACCATTCCCTCCTACATCCGTCGCAACAACGGGCAGCCCACATGCCATGGCTTCCAGAATGGTGTTGGAAATGCCTTC encodes:
- a CDS encoding XrtA/PEP-CTERM system amidotransferase, with protein sequence MCGIVGLFDLKGRRVYGRDLLSRLNDIQYHRGPDEGGLHIEPGVAFGHRRLSIIDLSTGQQPLFNEDRSVVVVFNGEIYNFQELVPELKALGHTFRTHSDTEVIVHAWEEWGEACVQRFRGMFAFALWDRNRDILFLARDRLGVKPLFYALLSDGTMMFSSELKAIAAHPAFEKVLDPMSIEDYFAYGYIPEPRTVYLGAAKLEPGHTLTFRHGGMMPEPRQYWDVPFRSVGPISEKEAEEEMIRQLRDSVKIRMISEVPLGAFLSGGVDSSGVVAMMAGLSQDPVNTCSISFGDPKFNESEFAQQVATRYRTNHRVEQVDPDDFSLIDKLAGMYDEPYADSSALPTYRVCELARKHVTVALSGDGGDENVAGYRRYRFHLHEEKLRSALPLSIRRPLFGTLGTLYPKADWAPRVFRAKSTFEALARDSVEAYFHAVSIFKTSMRAKLYTPKFMAELGGYHASNAMRRHAQKAPTDHPLSLVQYLDMKTYLVGDILTKVDRASMANSLEVREPLLDHSWMEWMSGLPPELKLKGGEGKYILKKALEPYLPNDILYRQKMGFAVPLATWFRGPLRQRVRDALLGDVLAQTGWFNQSYLLELVTHHEKGIRDYSAPIWTLLMFESFLRNCLGVSTSPSIKVA